The DNA segment CTGAAAGCCGGAACGGCTGTAACGGCGCGGAGACGGAGTGGAAAAAACGGGCGGATTATAGCCGACAAAACGATTGCGGCATATTGTCGGACAGGCCGTCCGAACGCTGTTTCAGACGGCCTGTACCGCGTTTAAAACGGCTTGTATTTCGCCAGATAATAAATGATGCCGATGATGCACAGGCTTATCACGTAAAACAGCCAGGCTTTGGGCGAGCGCGGTTTGGATTTGAGCGCGGCCATGCCGGCGAACACATAGGCCACGACCAGCAGCAGTTTCACGCCCAGCCAGTCGGCATTGCCGAACGGTGTCCAATGGGCGATGGTCATGACCCACAGGCCGGTAAACAGCAGGGTGGTGTCGTTCAGGTGCGGCAGCACTTTGAGTACGGCGGGCAGCGGCTTTTCCGGTTTGGCAAAACGCATCCAGTAGCGCAGATTGAACAGCAGAACGGTCATGGCGACAAAAAACAGATGGCCGTGTTTCGCCCAAATGTACATCATGGTCGGTGTTCCTTTTGATTTTATTGTTGGTTGTGCAGCGGCCGTTTTTCCACCGCCAGCAGCAGCGGCGGGCAGTTGCGCTGGTTGGTAAAGCCGTAGCGCAATACAT comes from the Kingella potus genome and includes:
- a CDS encoding SirB2 family protein translates to MMYIWAKHGHLFFVAMTVLLFNLRYWMRFAKPEKPLPAVLKVLPHLNDTTLLFTGLWVMTIAHWTPFGNADWLGVKLLLVVAYVFAGMAALKSKPRSPKAWLFYVISLCIIGIIYYLAKYKPF